A window of Kocuria sp. TGY1127_2 genomic DNA:
ACCATGTGGTGGAACCCACAGATGAATTCCATAGGGTCGTCGAGGAAGCCATCGCGACCGCGGCCACGGGCCGGATCGTGACCATCGGTATCACGCCGACGTCCCCTTCCACCGGCTTCGGCTATATCCGTGCCAACGAGAGACTCGACGTCCCGGCAGCTCCATCGGCACTCAAAGTCGCCGAATTCGTCGAGAAACCGGATGAAGACACCGCGCGGGCCTACGTCCGCAGTGGCGAATACACCTGGAATGCCGGAATGTTCGTGGCGCCTGCCAAGCTCCTCTTGGCCCATCTCGAGGCCAGCCAGCCCGAGTTGCATGCAGGCATTATGGAGATCGCCGAAGCATGGGAGACAGAACAGAGAGATGCGGTGATGGACCGCATCTGGCCGAATCTTCCGAAGATCGCTATCGACTACGCCGTCGCGGAGCCCGCCGCGGCTGCGGGCGACGTCGCCATGGTTCCCGCGTCCTTCACCTGGGACGACGTCGGGGATTTCGCCGCCATCAGCCGGCTGAACCGCGCCGTCAACGTGGACGAAGTGGCGGTCATCGGCAAGAACAAGCGCGTGATGACCGATAACGCCTCCGGCATCGTCGCCTCTGACACGAGCCGCATCGTGGCGCTGATCGGGGTTGAGGACATTGTCGTCGTCGATACCCCGGATGCCCTGTTGGTGACCACTCAGGAGCACGCTCAACGGGTCAAGAACGCTGTCAATGCACTCAAGGAGAACGGCGACACCGACGTCCTGTAAAGGCATCGTCCTCACGGAACCCGAAGGCCTCTGGGGGGCCCGCAAACCTCGAAGCCGCCCCAGTCTCTTGCGGAAGATGGTGGCGGCTCTGACTGCCCTCGGTGCCGCTCCATACCAGCGCCTCAGCCGAAGTTGATTCTTCCCAACGGTCGCCAACCGCTGACTTCACCGATATAGGCATCCATTCCTCGAAGCGGGAACGTGACCCTGTAATCTCGGAAGTCGGACAAGGCCGCCTCGAGGGTTTTGCGGTTCTCGTTCTGGGTCAGTGTCATGTGCGGATGATAAAGGAACGGTGAGGCGCTCTCCCGTAACGACAGGCACCGCTCGTGCAGGTCGGTCAAGAAGTCCTCGCCCTCCCCCACGGAGAGAAACACGACGTCGCTCATGGGCCGGAAAGTCCCGGTGCCGGACAGTGTGAGGTTCCCCGGCGCGAAACCGCGGCATTTCTCGCGCAGCTCGGAGATGAAGCGCGTGGCTTCTTCTTCAGGATTCTCGCCCAGCTCCGCAATGAAGACCGTAATGTGGAGCGGAACCCCAGTGCCCGTGCAGTGTTCCGAACGCCAGCGAATAACGTCCTCGTGCACTTGAAGGGGCACATCCAGAACCAAACTCAGATAGCTGCGACCAGGCATGATGGTCGGACTCACACTAATCTTGCCGTTGTTCACGTCAGAAGTGGGCACCATGGTTTCCAAGAGGTTTCAGGCCCGCGGAGGCAGGAATCCCATGTGCTCGTAAGCTGACGCGATGGTCGGAACCGCGATTTCCCGGGCTTTGGCGGCTCCGATCGCCAGGAGCCTGTCCAATTCAGCGGGATCATCCATGATCTCCAGCGTGCGTTCACGGATCGGCCCGAAGACCTCAGCGACGACTTCGGCCAGTCCGACCTTCAGGTGTCCGTACATCTTGCCTTCGTATTCCGCGACGATTTCATCGACCGGACGCCGGGTGAGCGAAGAATAAATGGTCAGAAGATTCGAAACACCCGGTTTGGATTCCCTGTCAAAACGGATTTCCGTGCCGTCGTCGGTGACCGCGGATTTAATCTTTTTCGCCAACTTCTTCGGATCGTCCAGCAACCAGATGATTCCGCTCTCGGACTCCGCCGATTTGGACATCTTGGCAGACGGGTTCTGCAGATCGTAAATCTTGGCGGTGTCCTTGAGGATCTTGGCCTCCGGGACCACGAAGGTCTCCCCAAAACGTGCATTGAAGCGTTGTGCGAGGTTGCGGGTCAATTCGAGGTGCTGGCGCTGATCTTCGCCGACCGGGACTTGGTCGGTTTGATACAGCAGGATATCGGCGGCCATGAGCATCGGGTACGCGTACAGACCGGCAGATGTGTTCTCGGATCCCTGCTTGGCGGATTTGTCCTTGAATTGCGTCATGCGACGGGCCTCGCCGTCACCCGTAATGCAGTTCAGCAACCAGGCCAGCTGCGTATGCTCCGGAACGTGCGACTGCACGAAAAACGGCGTCTTAGTGGGATCGATGCCTGCCGCGATGTACTGCGCCGCCGTCTTCCGAGTCCGTTCCGCGAGCTGTTTGGGATCCTGCGGCACAGTAATGGCATGGAGGTCAGGAATGAAGTAAATGCACTCGTTTTCCTCCTGCATGTCCACCCAGTTCCGGACCGCTCCAACATAGTTTCCCAGATGCAGGGAATCAGCGGAGGGCTGCGCACCGGAGAATACTCGAGGCGCGCCGGTGGATGCGTTGGGAATAGTGCGTTCAGTCATTCTTGTCTTTTCTACTCTCTTCAATACCTGCCCAGCATGGCCGGTCATCGACGGATGGGCTAGGTATTCCTAGAACTGGTAATCGACCACGAGCGGTGCGTGGTCGGAGAAACGGGTGTCATAACTCGGCGCACGATCGACCACTGCGGACTTCGCTGCTTCGGCCATAGCCGGAGTCGCCATGTGGTAGTCGATCCGCCAGCCGGCGTCGTTGTCGAAGGCCTGGCCCCTGTAGGACCACCAGGTGTACGGGCCGGGCACCTCGCCGGCCAGCTCGCGGGCAACGTCGCGGTATCCGAGGTCGCCGAAGAACCGATCGAAATAGGCCCGTTCTTCCGGGAGGAATCCGGCGTTCTTGAGATTGCCCTTCCAGTTCTTGATATCGAGTTCGGTGTGGCCGACGTTGAGGTCGCCTACGATCAGCGCGTGGTCGGAATGCTGAGCCAGCGCAGGCAGGCGCTCGAGCATGACGTCCAGGAAACGGTACTTGTCATCTTGACGCTCCGTGCCGACTTCGCCCGAATGGACGTAGGCAGAGACGACCGTCAGGGTTTCACCATGGGGAAGCTCGTAATCGGCCTCGACCCAGCGGCCCGACGTTGCGAAGTAGTCGACTCCAATGTTCTCCCTCTTGGCTACGGGTTGACCGGACAGACGCGAAGGACGCTCGGCCGAATCCTTGCGAGTAGCAATCGCGACTCCGGCGCGCCCTTTGGCTTCGGCCTCAGCATGGAGGATGTCCCACTCGTCTTCACCGAGAAGGTTGCGGAGGTTCTTGTCCGGAGCACGAACCTCCTGCATGCACAGGATGTCGATATCGCGATCTGCCAGCCAGTCCCCCATCGTCTGCTTCTTCTTGGGGTTGTAAGCTGCACGGATTCCATTGACGTTGACGGTCGCGATGCGCAGACTTTTGGCGTCTCGAGTGCTCTCATTCATGTAGTGGGGGGCCTTCCTCATGATCCTTCGAATTGCCGGCGCGAGGCGTCCTCAGGCGCCCTGGCGCATGTGCCGATGTTCGTAGTGGGTGTCAGTCGACGACCGTGCCGTCCACCGTGTCCTGCGACTGAACCATACCCATCCCGTTCTTGGCCGTGAAGTTGATGGTATCGATCGCACGGTCGACGACTTCCCGATCAGCCTGCTCGCCTTTGGCGATTTCCTCTTTGAGAACCTTGTTCTGGACCAGCACGATCTGGAAGGAATGCGCGAGTTTTTGGTCCCGCATGGCGTCCGCTTCGGGCACGGACGATGTTCCCGAAGACGGCGCCCGGAGCTGAGCGTCCTCGAGGTCGCTCTGCAACTTTCTGACAGCATTTTTGCCGAAGCGCAACGTTCCTCGGACGAGGAAAAGAGCATAGGCCGCGAGGGCAAGCCACCCCAATGCAATAGCGGCCAGGATCCAGCCCAGAACCGACTGCTCATTGGCCGCGGTGATCACCGCAAACACGAAGATCAGAACCATCACCGCCATGCCAATCACGGTGGCCCAAAAGGCCCTTCCGCTCGTTGCACTGTTGGTACTTGCATTGCCCACGCGGGGGCCTGAACTTCCGATCGGTTGCATGGTGCCTATTGTACAAGGACGTTTATACACAAACACGTGGCGGACGAGCCTGTGGAGAAGCCCTACGGCCACAGACCGACGGACCACCATCCCCTACGAAAAAGTGGCCGCCTGACGCGTGCGATTCCTCCACGGATCGCTCGCCAAGCGGCCACTCTAAGTAGCGAAAACGACCGCGGCCGGTTATGCGTCTGCCGCCAGCCTTTCGGCTCTCTCCACGACGTTGACGAGCAGCATCGCACGGGTCATCGGACCGACTCCGCCCGGGTTGGGCGAATACCATGAGGATTTGGCCGCCGCTTCCGGATGGATGTCCCCGGTGAGCTTCTTCTTGCCCGTTTCCGGGTTCAGAACTCGTGAAACCCCGACGTCCAACAGAATCGCCCCGTCAGTGACCTGTTCCGGCCGTACCGCATGCGGAACTCCGATTGCCGCAACAATAATGTCCGCACGGGACAGAACGTCGTCGAGATTCTTGGTTCCCGTGTGAGCGATTGTCACGGTCGCGTTGATGTCTCGGCGCGACAACAGCAGCCCCAGAGGGCGCCCGACCGTGATTCCGCGGCCCAGGACCACCACATTCTTTCCAACCAAATCGATTCCGTGCCGATGCATCAGCTCAATGATGCCGTTCGGCGTACACGGAAGCGGAGAATCGATATCCCCGTAGACATTCAGCACGAGCCGCCCCAGGTTGGTCGGGTGCAAACCGTCGGCATCCTTGTCCGGGTCGATTCTCTCGAGGATTCGGTTCGTGTCGATATGCGGTGGCAACGGCAGTTGAACGATGTAACCGGTGCATTCCGGATCCTGGTTCAGCTCCTCGACAACTCTTTCGAGCTCTTCCTGGGTCACGTCTTCAGGCAGTTCTCGGCGAATCGACGCGATCCCCACCTCGGCGCAATCGCGATGTTTGCCACCCACATAGGAGTGCGACGCCGGATCGTCACCGACCAAAACCGTCCCGAGTCCGGCCGTGATTCCCTTTCCCTTGAGAACCTCCACCCGGTCATGGAGCTCTGATTTGATGGCCGCAGCCGTCGCGGTGCCATCGAGGATCTTCGGGGAATTGCCGTGGTTGGCCATATCGCTGATTTCGGATTCTCTTTCTTTTTGTTCTTCGGTTACCGTCACCACTGCTCGAGGCCCTCGTAGAGAGGGAATTCTCCGGCCAGCTTCTCGACCCTGCTCCGCAGCGATTCGACGTCGACACCCGGTTTCAGGGCCGCGGCAATAATATCCGCGACCTCGGTGAACTCCTCCCGACCGAATCCACGGGTCGCCAAGGCGGGGGTTCCAATGCGGAGCCCCGACGTCACCATGGGCGGACGAGGATCATTGGGGACCGCATTGCGGTTCACGGTGATGCCGACCTCGTGCAGGATGTCTTCGGCTTGCTTGCCGTCCAACTCTGAATTGCGCAGATCCACCAGAACCAGATGCACATCGGTGCCTCCGGAGAGGACGGAGATTCCGTGCTCGGCGACGTCGGATTGCGTGAGACGGTCCGCGAGAATCTTGGAACCCTCAACGGTCCTCTTCTGTCGGTCCCTGAACTCTTCGCTCGCGGCAATTTTGAAAGCGACGGCCTTGCCCGCGATAACGTGCATCAACGGTCCCCCTTGCTGTCCCGGGAAAACTGCCGAGTCGACCTTCTTCTTCAGTTCCTCGGTGCAGAGGATCACACCCGAGCGGGGACCGGCCAGAGTCTTGTGGACAGTGGACGTCACGACGTGAGCGTGGGGCACGGGGTTCGCGTGGATCCCTGCGGCGACGAGACCGGCGAAGTGCGCCATGTCGACCCACAGGTATGCGCCGACCTCGTCGGCGATCTCACGGAAACGCTTGAAATCCTGTTCTCGCGGGTACGCTGACCAGCCTGCGACGATGACCTTGGGCTTGGCGTCCAGAGCAACCTCTCGCACACGATCCATATCGAGTCGGCCGGTTTCCGGATCGACCTCGTAAGCGGCGATGTTGTACAACTTGCCCGAGACGTTGAGCTTCATCCCGTGGGTCAGGTGGCCACCATGGGCAAGTGAAAGGCCCATCAGGGTGTCCCCCGGCTGCATGAGTGCCATCATCACGGCCGCGTTGGCCTGGGCGCCGGAATGCGGCTGCACGTTGGCGTGCTCGGCGCCGAACAACGATTTGGCGCGCTCGCGAGCCAGGTCCTCGACGACGTCGACGTACTCACAGCCGCCGTAATAACGACGGCCGGGATAACCCTCCGCGTACTTGTTGGTCAGTACCGATCCCTGTGCTTCCAGAACCGCCCGAGGAGCGAAATTCTCCGAAGCGATCATTTCCAGGGTATTGCGCTGTCGGCTCAGCTCGTTGTCAATGGCTTTCGAAACTTCGGGGTCGAGTTCGGCGAGCGGCCGGTTGTTGACATCCTGCGCGGACGAGTTGCTCATAGTTCTCCTGTTGGGCTGACTCCACACCGGGCCCGGCGTGGCACGCGAAAGGCTTCTGCATCATTCTAGGACATGGGACACCATGGACATTGGTCCGTTTCACAGTAGGACGGGTTGTGTATAGCCGTACGTGAACGGCCTAAGAAATAACCCTCGTATCGAACCAATCGGTAACTTGAGCGTGTTTAATGGGTGCCTGAGCCAACAGGAAAGGTCCTTGATGAACTCTCTCAACCCGCTCGGAACCAGTGATCCCCTTAACCTGCGTTCCGGTTCCCCGTACAGGCCGGAATCGAGCACTACGAGAGAAAATCGTTCGCAACTGCCGCTTTCGGTGCCCCAGAAGGCCGTCATCTTCGACATGGACGGCATCGTCACGGACACGGCAGCAGTGCACGCGAACGCGTGGAAGAAGCTCTTCGATGCGATCCTGTCCGATTCTCGCCTGGAGCCTTCAGAAGGGCACGACGCCGGGGACATAGATCGCAGCGAATTCAGCATCACGACGGACTACCGCTCTTACGTGGATGGGCGCGCCCGCGAGGACGGCGTTCGAACCTTACTCGCGGCCCGCAACGCGGCTCTCCCCGAAGGCAATGACAACGACTCCGCAGGCCAGTGGACGGTTCAGGGACAGTCTCGCCTCAAGAACGACTACTTTCAGGAGGAGCTCGAGTTCAACGGCGTGACCGTTTTCAAGGGAACCGTTGAACTGGCTCGCCGCCTCAAGCGCAGCGGCGTGCCGATCGCCCTCGTCACGGCGTCCAGAAATTCGACGTCGGTTCTCGAGGCCGCGGATCTGGGGGACCTCTTCGACCTCATCATCGACGGTACTTACGCTCTTGAGAACAACGTCCCCGGAAAACCGGCGCCCGATATGTTCCTCGCCGCGGCGAAACAACTCGGCGTCGCCCCAAAGGATGCCGCGGTCATCGAGGATGCCGTATCAGGGGTTCAGGCGGCTCGGGCAGGCGGGTTCGGTCTCGTCGTCGGCATCAACCGACACGGCGACCGCAATGAACTGGACGAGGCCGGCGCCGACCTGGTGCACAACGACGTCGCGGAGCTCGATCTCGGAGCGCAACGTGACGATTCGTGGAAACTCATCTACCACGGTTTCGACCCGGAGCAGGAAGGCCATCGGGAAGCGCTACTGACCCTCGCCAATGGCTACATGGGTGTCCGTGGCTGCCGGCCCGAGCGCGGCGACGACGGGGTCCATTACCCGGGAACCTACGCCGCGGGGTTGTTCAATCGTGTGGTCTCCCATATCAACGGTCGCGACCTCGAACACGAGTCGATGGTCAATCTTCCGAACTTCCAGTTCTTGGACCTTCGGTTGCGGGGCGGCGACTGGTGGTCCGAGGGCGGCATGCAACCCCTCGACGAAGTCACGGAACTCGATCTGCGCCATGGAGTACTCTCCCGTCGGTGTCTGTTGGAAGAGGTTCCCAGCGAGGTCGGCGAGCCCTATTCGGAAACACCCCGGCGTGTCCAGGTCGAACAGCGACGCATCGTCTCGATGGCGAATCGTCACCTGGCCGCCATGGAAACCACGGTGACACCGGTCGGCTGGTCGGGGCGAATTCATGTGCGGAGCGGAATCGACCCGAACGTCACCAACAACAATGTTGCCGAATACCGCGAATTGGCCCGTCATCACCTCGTCGCAGAGGCCTCGACCACGCTTCCGGACAACACCTTGATCAACGTCGTCCGGACCAATCAGTCGGGCCACGAGATCGCCGTCGCTCAACGCACCGAAGTCCGTGCGCCCGTCAGCTCGCGTCTCGAGCGGGAAATCCGACCGGGCGGGGTCGAAATGCGCCGTTACCGGGTAGACGGGCAGGACGGAAAGGCCGTCGTGTTCGATACGACCACGGCGCTGGTGACGTCACGCGATTCGGCGATCGCGTCCCCGGTGCTCGGCGCGGTTGAGGCGCTGAACAGAACCGACACCGGGTTCGATGCGCTCTACGGCCCCCACGAGCAGACGTGGTCCCGATTGTGGGCTCGATTCGCCGTGGACATCGAGACCGATGTGGATACGATGCTGGCCCTCCGCCTCCACATCTTCCATATTGTGCAAACCCTCGGCCCCAACATGGAGCTCAACGACGCCGGCGTGACCGCTCGCGGCCTCCACGGTGAGGGTTACCGGGGGCACATCTTCTGGGACGAGATCTTCATTCTGCCGATCATCACAATGCGCCTGCCTTTTGTGACCAGGTCGCTCTTGCAATACAGGTGGGCGCGCCTGCCAGCGGCACGATACAAGGCCACAGAATTCGGGGCCAAGGGCGCAATGTTCCCCTGGCAGTCCGGCTCAGACGGGAGAGAAGAAACTCCCGTCGAGTTGTACAACCCTCATTCGGACCGTTGGATGCCGGACAACTCGTGGCGCCAATTCCACGTGGGCCTGGCCATTGCTTACAACTCATGGCAGTACTACACCGCCACGGCAGACACGAGCTGGCTCGCTCACCAGGGCGCGGAGCTCATGATCGAGATCGCTCGTTTCTTCACCTCGCTGGTGACCTTTGACCCTAACGACCGGCGGTACCACATCGAAGGAGCGATGGGACCGGACGAGTATCACGACGGCTACCCCGGCTCAGTCGATGGCGGCGGCCTGAAGGACAACGCATACACCAATGTCCTTGCCGCGTGGCTCTTCCGCCATACGCTTGAGATCTTCGAGGAACTGCCCGAGCATCAATCACTGCGGGTGTCGTCGGCGAACAACGTGACCGAGGCCGAACTCGCTGCGTGGAAGCATATGGCCGCGAACATTGCGGTTCCGTTCAATCATGACGGAACCATCAGCCAGTTCGAGGGGTACGACGATCTCAAGGAGATCGACTGGGACCATTACCGGCGGAAGTACGGGAATATCGGGCGCATGGACCTGATTCTCGAATCGGAGGGCGATGCGACCAACAACTACAAGCTCTCCAAACAGGCCGATACCCTGATGCTCGTGTACCTCTTCGGGCAACGGGGCCTTCAGGAGGAGTTGGCGCACCTGGGCTACGACGTATCCTTGGCCAAGATCGAGGACACGATCAGCTACTATCTGGCCCGGACGTCCAATGGCTCCTCGCTATCCCGAGTCGTGACGGCGTCGATCATGTCCCGAGTCGACCCACGGCACTCATGGAGTGTCTACCAGGACGCACTCATGGCCGACCTGGACGACACCCAAGGCGGCACCACTCAGGAGGGCATTCACCTCGGGGCGATGTGCGGCACGCTCGACGTCGTGCAAAGAGCCTACGCGGGGGTTCAGGTGCTCACGGATTGCATTCAGCTGGAACCGTCCATGCCGGAAGAATTGCGCTCAGTCGGGTTCGAGGTCCAGTATCGCGGTCAACTGCTCGACGTTTTC
This region includes:
- a CDS encoding bifunctional methylenetetrahydrofolate dehydrogenase/methenyltetrahydrofolate cyclohydrolase, coding for MANHGNSPKILDGTATAAAIKSELHDRVEVLKGKGITAGLGTVLVGDDPASHSYVGGKHRDCAEVGIASIRRELPEDVTQEELERVVEELNQDPECTGYIVQLPLPPHIDTNRILERIDPDKDADGLHPTNLGRLVLNVYGDIDSPLPCTPNGIIELMHRHGIDLVGKNVVVLGRGITVGRPLGLLLSRRDINATVTIAHTGTKNLDDVLSRADIIVAAIGVPHAVRPEQVTDGAILLDVGVSRVLNPETGKKKLTGDIHPEAAAKSSWYSPNPGGVGPMTRAMLLVNVVERAERLAADA
- a CDS encoding 2'-5' RNA ligase family protein, producing the protein MPGRSYLSLVLDVPLQVHEDVIRWRSEHCTGTGVPLHITVFIAELGENPEEEATRFISELREKCRGFAPGNLTLSGTGTFRPMSDVVFLSVGEGEDFLTDLHERCLSLRESASPFLYHPHMTLTQNENRKTLEAALSDFRDYRVTFPLRGMDAYIGEVSGWRPLGRINFG
- a CDS encoding mannose-1-phosphate guanylyltransferase translates to MKSPHKHFHPFIPAGGVGSRLWPLSRADAPKFLLDLTGSGHSLLRSTFDRLIDLSSSGVMVVTGRSHAQAVRQQLPECSESDLVLEPSPKDSGAAIGLASAIISLRDPEAIIGSFAADHVVEPTDEFHRVVEEAIATAATGRIVTIGITPTSPSTGFGYIRANERLDVPAAPSALKVAEFVEKPDEDTARAYVRSGEYTWNAGMFVAPAKLLLAHLEASQPELHAGIMEIAEAWETEQRDAVMDRIWPNLPKIAIDYAVAEPAAAAGDVAMVPASFTWDDVGDFAAISRLNRAVNVDEVAVIGKNKRVMTDNASGIVASDTSRIVALIGVEDIVVVDTPDALLVTTQEHAQRVKNAVNALKENGDTDVL
- the trpS gene encoding tryptophan--tRNA ligase, with translation MTERTIPNASTGAPRVFSGAQPSADSLHLGNYVGAVRNWVDMQEENECIYFIPDLHAITVPQDPKQLAERTRKTAAQYIAAGIDPTKTPFFVQSHVPEHTQLAWLLNCITGDGEARRMTQFKDKSAKQGSENTSAGLYAYPMLMAADILLYQTDQVPVGEDQRQHLELTRNLAQRFNARFGETFVVPEAKILKDTAKIYDLQNPSAKMSKSAESESGIIWLLDDPKKLAKKIKSAVTDDGTEIRFDRESKPGVSNLLTIYSSLTRRPVDEIVAEYEGKMYGHLKVGLAEVVAEVFGPIRERTLEIMDDPAELDRLLAIGAAKAREIAVPTIASAYEHMGFLPPRA
- the glyA gene encoding serine hydroxymethyltransferase, whose translation is MSNSSAQDVNNRPLAELDPEVSKAIDNELSRQRNTLEMIASENFAPRAVLEAQGSVLTNKYAEGYPGRRYYGGCEYVDVVEDLARERAKSLFGAEHANVQPHSGAQANAAVMMALMQPGDTLMGLSLAHGGHLTHGMKLNVSGKLYNIAAYEVDPETGRLDMDRVREVALDAKPKVIVAGWSAYPREQDFKRFREIADEVGAYLWVDMAHFAGLVAAGIHANPVPHAHVVTSTVHKTLAGPRSGVILCTEELKKKVDSAVFPGQQGGPLMHVIAGKAVAFKIAASEEFRDRQKRTVEGSKILADRLTQSDVAEHGISVLSGGTDVHLVLVDLRNSELDGKQAEDILHEVGITVNRNAVPNDPRPPMVTSGLRIGTPALATRGFGREEFTEVADIIAAALKPGVDVESLRSRVEKLAGEFPLYEGLEQW
- a CDS encoding beta-phosphoglucomutase family hydrolase, coding for MNSLNPLGTSDPLNLRSGSPYRPESSTTRENRSQLPLSVPQKAVIFDMDGIVTDTAAVHANAWKKLFDAILSDSRLEPSEGHDAGDIDRSEFSITTDYRSYVDGRAREDGVRTLLAARNAALPEGNDNDSAGQWTVQGQSRLKNDYFQEELEFNGVTVFKGTVELARRLKRSGVPIALVTASRNSTSVLEAADLGDLFDLIIDGTYALENNVPGKPAPDMFLAAAKQLGVAPKDAAVIEDAVSGVQAARAGGFGLVVGINRHGDRNELDEAGADLVHNDVAELDLGAQRDDSWKLIYHGFDPEQEGHREALLTLANGYMGVRGCRPERGDDGVHYPGTYAAGLFNRVVSHINGRDLEHESMVNLPNFQFLDLRLRGGDWWSEGGMQPLDEVTELDLRHGVLSRRCLLEEVPSEVGEPYSETPRRVQVEQRRIVSMANRHLAAMETTVTPVGWSGRIHVRSGIDPNVTNNNVAEYRELARHHLVAEASTTLPDNTLINVVRTNQSGHEIAVAQRTEVRAPVSSRLEREIRPGGVEMRRYRVDGQDGKAVVFDTTTALVTSRDSAIASPVLGAVEALNRTDTGFDALYGPHEQTWSRLWARFAVDIETDVDTMLALRLHIFHIVQTLGPNMELNDAGVTARGLHGEGYRGHIFWDEIFILPIITMRLPFVTRSLLQYRWARLPAARYKATEFGAKGAMFPWQSGSDGREETPVELYNPHSDRWMPDNSWRQFHVGLAIAYNSWQYYTATADTSWLAHQGAELMIEIARFFTSLVTFDPNDRRYHIEGAMGPDEYHDGYPGSVDGGGLKDNAYTNVLAAWLFRHTLEIFEELPEHQSLRVSSANNVTEAELAAWKHMAANIAVPFNHDGTISQFEGYDDLKEIDWDHYRRKYGNIGRMDLILESEGDATNNYKLSKQADTLMLVYLFGQRGLQEELAHLGYDVSLAKIEDTISYYLARTSNGSSLSRVVTASIMSRVDPRHSWSVYQDALMADLDDTQGGTTQEGIHLGAMCGTLDVVQRAYAGVQVLTDCIQLEPSMPEELRSVGFEVQYRGQLLDVFIDSKRVRLSARSQKASAVRVRVGEFETVLEGGDSCEYKLEDLHSVTR
- a CDS encoding exodeoxyribonuclease III, with product MNESTRDAKSLRIATVNVNGIRAAYNPKKKQTMGDWLADRDIDILCMQEVRAPDKNLRNLLGEDEWDILHAEAEAKGRAGVAIATRKDSAERPSRLSGQPVAKRENIGVDYFATSGRWVEADYELPHGETLTVVSAYVHSGEVGTERQDDKYRFLDVMLERLPALAQHSDHALIVGDLNVGHTELDIKNWKGNLKNAGFLPEERAYFDRFFGDLGYRDVARELAGEVPGPYTWWSYRGQAFDNDAGWRIDYHMATPAMAEAAKSAVVDRAPSYDTRFSDHAPLVVDYQF